The following nucleotide sequence is from Hirundo rustica isolate bHirRus1 unplaced genomic scaffold, bHirRus1.pri.v3 scaffold_448_arrow_ctg1, whole genome shotgun sequence.
GGGGGAGacacccccccaaaatcccccagcCCCAGTCCCAACATCCCCAGTTCTCCTTGGAGCCTTCCCAAACTGGACACGTCCCGTCCTGTCCCGGGAGAGGCTGTGGGAAGCCAGCAGAGCCGTGGGATGGGGGTCCCTGGAGGGAGCAGCTCGTGTTGTCCCCCCCTTGTTCCGTCCCCCCCATCCGCTGGTGCCGGCCAAGAGCAGAATTTTCCATCTGGGAAGATGTTTGTGTTGCGTGTTGGGGGACggaggggctgcaaattccctcccaaacccccccccccgtGCGCTCCCACCCTGCCAGCCGAGGCGTGTGCATCTGCTAATTGTGGAGCTGAGCTCGCCTGGCGCCGGATTAAATCCAGGAGTGGTTTTTACCGGGAGCAAAAACCGATGCCAAAGTGAGGTGAGGGGCAGTGGGGGACGTGGCAAAACCAGGCCGGGTCACCCCAACGCGtgaagctgctcctgcccagccctcctTTGTGATTCCACGGCTCtttttccatccatccatcctcacACCTCGCTctttgctccttcctccccGCCGCTTTTGTCCGTTCCTCCCTTCTCCAACCATCCCCACCCTCCCCACACCCAGCCACCCTcacccctctccctgctggattttttttttttctcccgtccctccctctctcctccaaccatccctgctgccattTCCCATCCCCTGGACCCTCCCCAACTCCCCGTCAGCCACATCCAGCCCTCACCTGGctgagaggggctgcaggagcccttCTCCTGGGATACAACCCCCCCCACAACCTCCCTCCTGTCCTCTGGCCACCTCCAGACCCACgtttttcccccccctcatCTTTCACCATGAAGATGTGTCTGGGCACTCCAGCACCCCACGCCCTGGGTGGGAGAGCTCCAAGGGCACCCAAGGGTGCCCAGGGCACCCCGGAGCCGTACCTGACGTCTGGGCTGTGCAGCGCCAAGCGCAGCAGGTACAGGACCGCGCTGCCCAGGCCCACGCTGATGAAGCCAATGAGGGGAAcgagctgcagagagagagagagagagagagagagagagagaaatgaaaaataccccaataaaatgaatatttatcaGGCGGACTGGAGAGTGAAAGGGAGAGCTGACACGCCGGGAGATTTACAGGGGGAATATGGCAGAGCAATCCTGTCGCCGGGCTGCGGTACACAGTGTAGCTGTCAGCTTGAGTGACTGAATTaaaagagggggagaaaaatcGGCCGGCGTTGGAGAGGAATTGGATTTGGAATGAGAAATCGCTTCCCCCTCCGCCTGTGGCTGCTGAGGGCCTGGGCACCCCATTCCCGGcgttcccagtgctcccagtgctcctggTCAGGGTGAACCTCGGTTTGTGGTTCTTCCCTGAAGGATTTGGTCCTGGGGACCCCATTCCTGGCATTCCCGGTGCCCCTGGTCAGAGTGAACCTCAGTTTATGGATCCTCCCTGAAGGATTcggcactgagcacccccatttccagcattcccagtgctcccagtgacCCCTCTCGGGGCTGACCCTCAGTTTATGGCTCCTCCCTGAAGGATTTGGTCCTGGGAACCCCATTTCCagcattcccagtgctcccagtgcccccggTCAGAGTGAACCTCGGTTTGTGGTCCTTCCCTGAAGGATTCGGCGCTGAGCACCCAATTCCTGGCGTTCCCGGTGCCCCCGGTCAGCGTGAACCTCGGTTTGTGGTCCTTCCCTGAAGGATTTGGCCCTGGGCACCCCATTCCTggtgttcccagtgctcccagtgcccccggTCAGTGTGAACCTCGGTTTGTGGCTCCTCCCTGAAGGATTTGGTCCTGGGGACCCCATTCCTGGCGTTCCCAGTGCCCCTGGTCAGAGTGAACCTCGGTTTGTGGTCCTCTGAAGGATTTGGCCCTGGGCACCCCATTCCTGGcgttcccagtgctcccagtgacTCCACTCAGGGCTGAGCCTTGGCTTCCTCCCTGAGGTCCTGGGCCCTGGGCCAGGTTTGTCCCCAAGCCACGCTGTGACCCCGGGCacagtccctgtccccccagagccccccaggctcTGCACCATCTCCTGATGGAGCTCGAGACGCTCCGTTCATCTTACTGGGACGGACTGGGACGCGCTGGGGGTCACTCAGCTCCCCCCAACCCCGCCACATCCATCCCTCCAACACCTCCCCTCGCCCCCCTCTCCGCGCCCGCGGCGGCTCCCACCGCACCTGGGCTCCGTCTCCGCTCGCTCTCCGCCAATCCCCCGGCGCCCGGAGCGACGCGGCCTCAATCGGAGCCGAGGCGAGGCGGCTTTGACCTCCCCCCAAATTACCGCGGCCCCCGCGCCGGGGAGAGCGCGGGGAGCGTAATGAGAGCGGCGCCAGCCCCGTGCCCCTGGGAGGGAGCCGCGTCCTGCCCATTAACGGCAGCAGCGCTGACGGATCCGCGCCCAGCTGCATCGCCGGCGCCCGCACCGCTCGGCGGCAGAGCGCGGAGAAATCACCCCCCTCCCCCGAGCTGGGGTGAGGGGAGGGGGATCCCTGACTCAGTTTCCCCTCCTGGGGTGAGGCCGGGAAGGGGAAAATTTGATGCCACCCATTTGTTGGCTGCCGAGCGcggaggggaaggggggaaacACGGATGCGACCCTTTGCTTCAACCCCCCGactccccagagcccccccccCAGTtctctcccagtgctcccagtacggcccagctcctgctcggcagccaggctggaaggatGGATGCCAGTGCCCATCCGGGAGGTCGGGGCCATCAGCGGATGATGGTCCTTGGCACCGagtgccaggcaggagctggcagcagccgcTGCCCGAGCGCTGGCGAATGGAGAACCCTCCGCAGCGCCGGGAATTGCTGCGGCTGCTGGAGAGGATTCGGGGCAGCCGGGGCCGTCTCACCATCTGCTGCCGACACCGTCTGGGTAATTAATGGCTGGGAAGAATTAAGGGCCAGGAGGAGGCTCGCCAAGCCGCAGGTGCCAGCGGTGGAGCCCGATTTCCCCCGGGCGCGGCGTGCGGGACccgtgccaggctctgcccggTGCCCGCTCGGTGCCCGCCGAGCCGTGCCGGGGGGGTTCGGTCCTGCCAGGCGCTGCTGTGCCTCAGGGCCGCGGTGCTGAGCCGGCGTGGATGGGGAATCCATCGCTGCCAGGCAGCCGGGCACGCTGGGGCCGAGGATCCGTGGTGGGGTGAGAGCATGGATGGATGGCTGATGCCACAAAAATCGCCCCAAAAGCCTCTGCCAGCAGCGCCCAGGACCCCCACAAGCTGTTACACCTCCAGTTTGGGGTCTTCTGTGTGACCCCCAAGTCGCCCACAGCTCCTCAGCTTGGCAGGAACAGAAACACCCCGAATTGTGTCTCGGCCTGTGCTGCCCCTCCGAGGGTGTGGGGAGCACCCTGGGGGTCCCAGCTGCCCGTGCCCACCGTGCTGGCACCCccttggcagtgcccagccctgaccCCGGGGCATTTTTCACCCCAACCCCTCAGCTTGACATTTTGAGGGGTGACAGGGGACAGATCTGAGATGAGCGAGGAGGGGGCTTCGCTTCCATCCGCCCCGCCAAAAAATGTCCCCAGACAGGGTGTGGCACGtggggagggacacggggagggtcccctcacccaccagctgcctTTTGGGGCGTGGGTAAGAGTTGGGGTGCTCGGTGAAGGAGCTCTGACCCCTCACTGGATGGAGGGAACAGGGTGGGGAGCACGGGGTGGGGAGCACAGGGTGGGGAGCACGGGGTGGGGAGCACAGGGTGGGGAGCACGGGGTGGGGAGCACGGGGTGGGGAGCACATGGTGGTCTCACCTTCCCTTGCTGAAGGAGGGACAGGAGCCTCGGGACCCCCGGCTCACCTCGAGGGTGCTGTGACAGCGGGAATAACTGGGGACtgagggaggatgaggaggatttCGGGGagtggggaggaagaggaggccgAGGAAGGGCACGGAACAGGACGGGATGGAGGGAGGAAGGTGTGAGGAAGCGCAGGAGCTCCGGGCACGTGGCGAGAGATGGGCAAGGACCAGCTTGAGGGATGGGGGCTGCgctgggaggagggggagagggcaggggaagggtgggaaaagggggggggtCCCTGGAGGAAGTGGGGGGCTCTGCGTGACTCACTCCGGGGTGCCGTTTGACATGCCGGGAGAACATTCCTCCGCGCAGGGGACCCTTCATGGCCACGGTGGGATCGGTCCGGAGCTGGCGGCGGGTTCCGAGATCCGACCGAGCATGGGGAGGGGGTGGGCAGGAGGCGAGGGAGGCGTCTGAGGCCGGGCTGGGAGGGACGGGGCGGGTCGGGACATCCCGGCCCGGGGTGGGGGGACACGGCCAGAGAGGAGACGCAGGAAAACTGAGGAGCAGATCCTGACCCCTCCGCTCCTTCCAGCCTCACCCCCCTCACTCAGTGAGTGATATctggggcagcgctgggtgcGAGCCCCCGATGTCACCGGGGGGGGGAAGGATGAGCCGGGTGATTCCCCGTGACAGCTCTGCCCCGGTTCgcacccccccgccccgccccgccctccCTTTTTATGATAAATGATGGAACACCCGATTTACGTTTGGCCGTGCAAAtctccctggcaggagcagaTGCTGCCGTGCGTACGGAAACCGGCTGTTAGCGCCCACCAAAGCGCCGCCGGAGGGATGGACACGGCAGGGTGGGGATCCTGGGGGCAGCACAGCCTCCGACCCCCGGTTTGGGGGTCCTTGAGACGCTCCCCTGTCCCATCCATGCACCCATGGCGGTGCCACGcacctctcctgcctcctgccacGCCTAAGGGACAAAGGGGAGGAATTTCCCGTGGGCACAGCAGAAGGACGAGGCGCACCCGAGGCCCCCGGGCGATGCAATTAGAGATTTGAGGTGTGAAGCATCCTGGGCACGGCCTTTGTCACCTTCCTCTGCCCGGGGGGGCACGGGGTGGGTGCAGAGAGGTGGGGGGACACGAGGGATCCACGGGATTTGTGCGCAGAAACATCCGTGTGAGGGATGGAGCATGGGAGCACCGGCTCCAGCGGGTCTGGGGAACCCCGCTCCTGTCACTCCCAGCTCCGCTTTGGGGGGCACCCCGCACCCCCAGACCCCCgttccctgcaggagctcccctGAAGCGCTGCGGGATTCCCTGCCCACggagctccagctgcctccaCGCTCATTAACGACGGTAATTAAGAGTTTAATTCCGTGCGGTGCTTCCCTGCTCCTTTGGGGTGCCGGGAGCCCTCGGGAGGAGCcgtgaggaggagctgggggggctCCAAGGTGGGGTGACACCggagctcctccagcctggaaCCCGTGGAGCTGGGGATCAGCATTTTGGGGCAAGAACACACGAATCCTTCccagaaaggaaggaataaCAACGGCCAAGCCTGGGAAGCGTGAACGTTTGGGAAACGTGTGCGTGCTGCGCAGATGTGCACATCTGGGCAGCTCCACCACCCACAGCAAGGAGCTCGGGTCCCCCCAACCAGGGCACCCAGGGGTCCAGGATGAGGGCCAGGGGTTTGGGGATGATCCTCCCCCCAAAATTCAGGGGTTCCGGGGGAACCCAGCTGTCTGGGCGGGACCCCCAGCCCCAAAATCCAGGATTTCAGCGGAGGCTTCAGGCTTCTGAGCAAACCCTCAGTCCAAAATTCCGGGATCCAGCGAGGGGCGCACAAAGATCTGGGGCGGGGTGGGGttggggggtgtgggggggggaTCCTCACCCCAAAATTCAAAGCGCTCGAGAGATCTGGGTGGGACAAGggacaaaaaaatcaaagatcCAAGGATGCAGCCCTTGGGGGGGCACCCTTGGGAGATTGGGCACCCCGGGGCCCTGCGGTGTTGCTGCAGGCATCCCGAGGGTCACACACGTGAGACACACACGGAGGTGACAGCGCAggggccgggggggccggggggagccggggggggccggggggagccgggggggtcgggAGGGTTTTGGAGCCCGCGGCTCCTCCGGCAGCTGCTGCGTCGGGTTATTTTACAACCGCTCCGAAAATATTATTCAAGATGAAGGAGAATCACGGCGGCGAGCGAGCGAGCGAGGGCCGTCGCCGGGAATTTATCACCTGGAATTGGgtgctcccccccccccccggcacGGCGCTGTGATGAAGTGCTTCATTAATGGGAGATGCTGCGGCTCGGGATGAACGTGCCTGCACCTGAGCACGCGCTTCCTCCTGCTCCCGGCCTCGGCGCCGAGCCTCCCGCCGCCCCACGGAGCCCCCCCCGGCTCCTTCCACATCCACACCTCCAATGGGAAATGCTCACGGCTTCCCCAGGTCTGCACGTTCCATGGATCAGATCCACGGCTCCCCCGGAGCCCTCCTGATCCAAGCATTTCATGGATCAAATCCACGGCTCCCCCAGACCTCTCCTGATCCATCCATTTCATGGATCAGATCCACGACCCCCCCAGAGCCCTCCTGATGCATCCATTTCATGGATCAAATCTCAAATCACAGCTCCCCCAG
It contains:
- the NDUFA4L2 gene encoding NADH dehydrogenase [ubiquinone] 1 alpha subcomplex subunit 4-like 2; translation: MKGPLRGGMFSRHVKRHPGLVPLIGFISVGLGSAVLYLLRLALHSPDVSWDRKNNPEPWNKLSPTDQYKFLAVSTDYKNLKKERPSF